Proteins encoded by one window of Streptacidiphilus sp. PB12-B1b:
- a CDS encoding LysR family transcriptional regulator, with protein MELELRHLRVLCTIADAGSVGRAAVMLGASQPATSTQLRRIEAHLGAPVFVRTSSGVEPTGFGLEVLAAARDLLARADGLGRQTVAGASPARRELRLAATNSPMLPGLLTRMRSRLPELRIAVSSVYRSSDIVKQLEQGSLDAAIAVDYPGIELRHSDAVEHRGIVTEPTFVALSAGHRLRNRPEVALADLADEPWFVTPDDGAGWPGVFYDACAAAGFAPAAVHEFLGDRGELRDMIAAGLGVSTVQATARPHPAVTIKALAGTPLRARYLLVWRPATVGGELAETLYTAAVAAYRELTAGSPHFETWAARTYWGARP; from the coding sequence GGCCGCCGTCATGCTCGGCGCCTCGCAGCCCGCGACCAGCACCCAACTGCGCCGGATCGAGGCCCACCTCGGGGCGCCGGTGTTCGTGCGCACCAGCTCCGGTGTGGAGCCCACCGGCTTCGGTCTCGAGGTGCTGGCCGCGGCCCGGGACCTGCTGGCCAGAGCCGACGGCCTGGGCCGCCAGACGGTCGCGGGCGCCTCACCGGCCCGCCGCGAGCTGCGACTGGCCGCGACCAACTCGCCGATGCTACCCGGCCTGCTGACCCGGATGCGCAGCCGCCTGCCCGAGCTGCGGATCGCCGTCAGCAGCGTCTACCGCTCCTCCGACATCGTCAAACAGCTGGAACAGGGCAGCCTGGACGCGGCGATCGCGGTGGACTACCCCGGCATCGAACTGCGCCACTCGGACGCCGTCGAGCACCGGGGCATCGTCACCGAGCCGACCTTCGTCGCCCTGTCCGCCGGGCACCGGCTGCGGAACCGCCCCGAGGTGGCGCTCGCCGATCTCGCCGACGAGCCCTGGTTCGTCACCCCCGACGACGGCGCCGGGTGGCCGGGGGTCTTCTACGACGCCTGCGCCGCAGCCGGTTTCGCGCCCGCGGCGGTGCACGAGTTCCTCGGCGACCGCGGGGAGCTCCGCGACATGATCGCGGCCGGCCTGGGCGTCTCCACCGTGCAGGCGACCGCCCGGCCGCACCCCGCCGTCACGATCAAGGCCCTGGCCGGCACCCCGCTCCGGGCCAGGTACCTGCTCGTCTGGCGGCCCGCGACGGTGGGCGGCGAGCTGGCCGAGACTCTCTACACGGCCGCGGTCGCCGCCTACCGGGAGCTGACGGCGGGTTCGCCGCACTTCGAGACCTGGGCCGCCCGGACCTACTGGGGCGCCCGGCCGTAA